AGTTGTATAATGGGTGTTTCATAGCGAGCGAATATACACACTATCATCATAACCCATGCCCAGCAAATGAATGCAGTTTTTGGAGTACAAATCCGAACAGGAGGGTCCACCACCGACCCATCCATCGAGAAAGCGCTCATGATCATTATCCACATGTAAACCCTGCCCGAAAGAAAAGAATAGAAAGGAAAAAAGAATCATCCATAGATAttaagaagaagaaaaggtAGTTAGCTAGCCTGCTGTGAATCGAGGCAAGAAATCCGAATCCCCCAGAAACTCCGTCGAGATTTTGTAAGCCATAGCCCACCGAGGACCGGCCATCGACATGATGAAAGTATTGACCAGAAATACATGAGCTGTAACAAGCTGATGTTGAAGAGGAATATAGGATCAGATGATGTCAGAAGAACTGGGGCGTCTAGTGTATGTATGAGAAAAGAAAGGCGGGAATCGTGGGAAGGTCGACAGAGGTTGCTAGCCATCGGAAAGTACGATGGTGAGGTTACCGTGGATAGCGGCCTGGTAAGTAGTGTGAGTATCTCTTTACAGTTTTGAAATAGGAAACAAGACTTACAGTGCAGCCACGATCGGGATCCTCCCAGCACTTGTCGCCCTCACACCACTGGTTTGTGGCACTCTTGTACTTGCAAGCGGAGACGACACCCTCTCCTACGAAAGTGATATCATATCCCAGTCGTTCCTTCTTGCAGAGTTCGTTCTGCTTCAAACTGGAAAAGCCTGTTTGCATAGGGCCATCGTCAAAGGATGTACCGAACACCGCTGGCGCCCAGTTGCCCTTGCCTCCCATGGGCGTACCCCAAGTACAGGCCTTATCTTCCGGAACGCCTTGTTTGTTGACGTAGTATTGAGCCGAGGTTTTCTTGCCCTCCCAGAAGAAGTACTTTTGCTGATCTGGGTTGGCTAGGAAGCCAGTCTCACCGGGACCTACGGTCACAGGGAAGGTCATAGACTCGGTGCCTAACGTATGTGAGTAAGTGATAGTTTCACGATTCGCAGATACAACTCACCTGGATAATCGGTGCGACAAAACGACACGGACTTCGAAAGCTTGTTCTGTACTTTGACGCTCATCTTTGTAGAGCTTTGCACGCATAGCGTATCGGCGATCTTGCCATCAGCCATCTCTAGATAGCCGTCCTTGTTGCAGTATAAGCCACCAACACTCTGGCCAGTCCTACCCTGAGTGGAAGGGAACGAAGCCTTGAGATATGGGTTCGGGCAGCCGTATGAGCAAAAGCTGCCAGTCGTACAGCAGGTGCCGTCTGCGCATGAATCTTTCACAACTGTTCGGATATTATCGAATCCATCCGCTCCGAAATATTGAGGATCTTGGATACCGGACCAGCCGCCCAGTCCCTGCGACTTTGTGGGCAATGCGCCATAGCCGTATGGGAACTCGGTGCAGCGGATCTTGCCATTGGGAAATACCTTGTCACACTCGGCACAGTGGCCATCCTTATCAACCATACCAGCCCAGTGGTTTGGCGACGTATCTGGTTGCTGTTTGGGCGGGACATCCTGGTTCGGGTTGGGAGAAGGACTGTTTGATGACGTCGGAGCTGGCGGTGCAGGTTCCTGTGAATGAGGCTTCTCAGGATGAGGCTTCTCGGGATGAGGCTTCTCGGGACAAGTACAAGCCTGCTGAGATGGAGTTGGCTTGAGTAGCGGCTCCTGGGTCTTTGACTCTGGCTTTGGAGTGGGCACTGCGGTCTGCTCTGGCTGTTTGGAAGCTGGGGGCGGTGTGGGCAACGCGGTGAAACGTGCGGTAGACTGGAGTTGATCAGCTCCCCAAATCAGGGTACCATTGGCGACGCCCTGGTGAGCCTCTTCCGCCGAGATAGCATGATCATCAAGCCAGTACACGAATACAGTCTGAGTTGCTGCGGGTACGAATGCGACTGCGCGTTTAGCCAGGTCATTGGCATGAACGTGACGGTGCAGATGATGCGGCTTGGCTACAGTACTCGCAGCAAGCGCAATGACAGTGAAGATGTACTCGAGCTTCATATCGGGCGAGAACTCGTGTACAGTAATCCTACAGGAGAAGCTCTATCCATTGTGAGCCAGTGTGCATGTGTGCGAGTGATGAGTGAGTGACTAACCTCTTTTCAGCGTGCTCAAAGAGACTTTGCGTAAGCTAGTGGCACTGCTGGGTACGTTACAGTGCTTTGCTCGCTCTTGTTTGCCTTTCGGTGTACGTGAATCAATCGAGTGGGTAACAGGGAAGTATACTGGCAGTGCCTAAGGAGTGGAATGGAGATAAAGCCCCAGATGGAGGCACGAAAGAATGGCTGGGAGAACAGAACAGGAGCCGGCAACTTCGAGTATCGAGTCTGGTGTTGCAGCGCGTGTTGTCCTGGAGAAATAGGTGGGAGGATCAAAGGTGGCGTGTTATTTGTATGTCTGTGCCAAGGCGGGGTCTAGCTAGCGCGGCTGTTCCGCCTGCCTAGGAAAGAGCAATCAATTGGGGAATTTGCGCCAATTGAGACTTTTGGTTGAGTGGGAAAGGGCGCTGGGTCAGCAAGTGCGCGTACAGCCTGGCGAGGGTATGCGGAGGACGAGGTAGATGACTGAGAGTGAACTGATAGATTTGACAGCACCAAGAACAGGAATAGCAGCGAAGAAGAGCATCGACGATAAGGAAGTAGCAATGGATATATTCAACTAGACTAGTGACACAGTGGCATTGAGTACGTATCTAAAGAACACACCATAACTGGTGTTACCTCCGTGTACCCAGCCAGGGCCGCTAGAGTACTTCATTGTAGATACACTGGAGATTTACAACTGGTCTATTTGAAGCTGAACACACCAAGTGCTTCACTCAGTGGCGTAGCAGCGGTTAGCCGTGGCATTCTAAGACGATACTATGCCTCGGCCTACACATGGCCTTGGGCTTTGCGCAAAGTGGTCCTGTCAATATGTCGTATAACATTGACCCCTGGCTAGGCTTTGAACAGCACATTCCACGAGGGCCTTATGTTACACAGCGAGGAACAATGGCGCAAACCTGGGCGGGTACGAAGATGCCGTTGCTATGGCCAGGTCTTTAGTCTATTCAACTTGTGGCAAACTGTCGTAGAACTACAAGATAGTGATATCAATTCAATATGATTGTCACCTTTCTTTTTCGAAGCGAGGGTTAAACCTGAAGCTTGTAACCTGTACAGTCCTGTTGTCAAGTATGACAGACACTAGCACCCCTTCCTACTCTAGGAAAAGTTATGAACATGCTATGTAGAATGCAATGCAAAAGCAATGCGACAGGTTCCTATGGATGATTGTTTGATGGCGGAACGACCGAGGAAACAACCTCGCGATGTCACGGTAATGACATGCGTGGGTTCCTGCGCTAGTTGTTGGTACCCCACATGTTCGCCCTAAAACCCAGGAATTGTGGCTAGTTTGCATCAAGGGTGCCACTGCATGTGCAAGTCAAATTGTCAGACTCGTGCAAATGTCTCGCTGGCGTGCAGCTGTGTCTTACGTAATGATATGTAGTTCAACTATGTACAAACCCGAATGATGCCAACGACGAAGGTATCTGTCTAGCTTCTTCCACATTCCCTAGGCCCAGACTACCTGACCAGAGGCGGCTCATCTCGCGCGTGTGATGGCTAAACAAGTAACCTATACCTGCTGAACATAGTTGGCTGGAACACTCCGGACAACGCCATCTTTTTCCACGTCTGCCCAACCATCTCCAGCCTCCATGTTGATAAGTACGAATCGATCGCCCTCTGACATGGAGTGTTCCACATCACTTTGCGCAGTATAGTCGTATAGCGCCTCGACGTACTTTAGCTTCTTTGCGCCACGCTTGGGCGCTACGGCTGGTCCTTTCTTTTTACCGGGAGCTGCAGCCGCAATGTTGGTAGTCGACGCTGAAGAGGCAGAGTATGTCGAGTCTGGGCGATTTGATGAAAAGGTAGATGCTGTTGTTGGTGGTGTCGCAACTACGACCTCCACATAAGCCGCGGGAACAAGTCCCTCTTTGTGACCAGCGCGGACCTTTGTCCAACCAGAACCATCTGTAGAGCGACGTGAGTAATTCGCAGAGGATACCGGAATGGGGAAGAGAGTTCAGGAAGACATACCATCGGGTTCTACTATAGTGACATCCATGCCATCAGTCACTGTTATCTCACCTTCGCCATTCTCCTGGTAAGCGTACAGCATCCTGCCCTTGACTTCGTTGGATTTGGGGGCAGGTGGCGGCAAATCATTATCAGGCTTGATGTATTGTGCAGGCGGTGGTGCAACTATCCGGTTCTTCCTAGGTCCCGGCGCTGGTGCTGGGGCCTTCTTTTCTACTGGGGGTGGCGTTTCTTCAGCAGTTGGCGACATGCCTCCAGCCACTGAGCGCTGCGCGGTCGCCGAGTATCCGGAGCTTAGGGTATTCATCGAATTGACTGTGTCACTTCGTCCTAGTCTCGGCAAGTCCGCAGTAGATGCTGTACTGGTACCGTTTGTCGTTGCCGCCGCCGTCACTGTGTGTGCTGCCTTTTGTCGCTCTTCCttcagcttcttcttctcgaCTTTAGATTGTTCACCTGGACAGTCCGCTGGTACTTTCATTTCGCACTTGCTGTGGCAGGTATAACCACAGTCCTGGCAGTCGAATCCTTTTGCAGACAATCCCCATATTCTGTCTCCGCACAGATCACAGTTTGTGGGTATCTTAAACGTCTGCGACTTGAAATTGTGGTTTCTTGCACCGATGCTGAGATCACCTACAACGGCAGTAATGGTCGAGACTTCGACTTCGGCACTCACTTTCTGGCGTTCGACTTCGTGCATCGCCTCTTGTATGGCAAAGGTAGAGCGAACAATGTCTACTTCGTCCCTCTTGTCCTTTCCTTCTCTGATGTTCTGCCGTATAGTTTTGGCTGTTTCCACTTCTTTGCGCTTCTTTTCGAGCTCACGCCGATGCTCTGCCAATGCAGCCTTTGACTTTGTGAGCACGTTGCGTAAGAAAACTGTCGCCGAATCGTCAACGGCGATAGCATTGTCGTCTAGCCAGACCGGGCTGGGCTCGAATTGGAAGTCGCCCGGTTCCTGCCATGCACCGGCGTTGTGTCGTACGAACATCATGGAGTCGAGAAGGGGGTTGTTACGCGGTATTTCGCCGGAGAGGTGCTTCAAATAGTCGGTGCTTCGCATGAGAGTTTGCGTCTCAATTTGTGCGGCAAGGGACCATATCGAGTTCAGCTTGTTGACCCGTGTTTCCGAAAGATCTTGTAGGCTCTGCGACCGTCAACAGTGTGCTAAGGATCTGGTGGACATACTTACGTCTAGTAGCTCTGGGACGTACTCATGATAGTACATCTGCTTTTGCTTGTTGGTCACATTGATACTGATGAGGTATGTGTTCTACCACGGTCAGCAGCGAAGCGTACAAGTTGGCATATAACATACCTTGACATTGCGCATCTCAACCTGCTGCTGCTCAAAGGCATTCCGCGCCTTGCCTTTGCCGTGGTCGAATGCGCCATCGACCTTCTTGCGCCGACTCTCTACCTCTTGACAGACACTGTCGTATTTTCCCTTTTGTTTGCGCAGCTCGCTATACTGGTGGTCGCGTTCCTTCTCTAGCTTGGCAGCATAGTCGCCGTGAAGTTTGCGCAATTCTTCAGTGCGGGTGCCGAGGACTTTCAGGGGGTCTGCGAGCTGGGTGATGAGGGCGCCGGCGAATTGATCGTGTTCTGTGGCGCGCGACTCTAGGGTGTTTAATTGGACTCCCCATGTGGTCAAAGAAGCACTGCAGCAAGATCAGCTACGTCGACTGCAGAGCCGCGATCGTCATACCATTCGAGGGAGCCTGGGGTGACAGTAGGGGTGTCGCCCACACTCAGGCTGGTCTGtttcttcgccttcttctcATAGTACTTCTTGGCTAGC
The sequence above is a segment of the Pyrenophora tritici-repentis strain M4 chromosome 3, whole genome shotgun sequence genome. Coding sequences within it:
- a CDS encoding FCH domain containing protein; protein product: MHIVSGGISWLDDIQQFYRERSAIEKEYAAKLSALAKKYYEKKAKKQTSLSVGDTPTVTPGSLECASLTTWGVQLNTLESRATEHDQFAGALITQLADPLKVLGTRTEELRKLHGDYAAKLEKERDHQYSELRKQKGKYDSVCQEVESRRKKVDGAFDHGKGKARNAFEQQQVEMRNVKVCYMPTCTLRC